A stretch of DNA from Rothia mucilaginosa:
AATCAGTCCGCGCGCCTCAAGCTCAAGGTTCGCGGTCGGGAAGCCCAACTCGCGGCCGCGCGCCAGACCGTGCACGACCTCACCAGCCATCATGTGGTGGCGGCCCAGCAGCTCGGTTGCGGCGGGCATATCGCCCTCCAGCAGCAGCTGGCGGATGCGGGTCGAGGAGCAGCGGGTGTTCTCATCCACCATCAAATCCTCAACGACCACGACCTCAAAGCCGTACTTCTCCCCCAGCTCACGCATGGTGTTCAGGTCGCCGGAGTTGTTCTTACCAAAGCGCACGTCGTCACCGATGACCACAAAACGCGCGTTCAGCGCATCCACAAAGGTGGACTTCACGAACTCCTCGGGGGTCTGCGCAGCGAACTCCAGGTTATAGTTCAGCAGCAGGTAGTCGTTCAGACCCAGCAGGCACATGAAGTAGCGGCGCGAACCCTGACCCATAATGTCGTGGTGGGCCGCCTCGGGACGGTGCACCTGCATCGGGTGCGGGTCAAAAGAGACCGCGATAGAGCTCAAACCGTGCTCTTCAGCAAGGGAGACCACGCGCGAAATCACGCGGGCATGTCCACGGTGCACGCCGTCAAAATTGCCGATGGTCACGACCGAGGGGCCGTAGCCGGCGGGGACCTCG
This window harbors:
- a CDS encoding bifunctional riboflavin kinase/FAD synthetase; the encoded protein is MTLYTALSEVPAGYGPSVVTIGNFDGVHRGHARVISRVVSLAEEHGLSSIAVSFDPHPMQVHRPEAAHHDIMGQGSRRYFMCLLGLNDYLLLNYNLEFAAQTPEEFVKSTFVDALNARFVVIGDDVRFGKNNSGDLNTMRELGEKYGFEVVVVEDLMVDENTRCSSTRIRQLLLEGDMPAATELLGRHHMMAGEVVHGLARGRELGFPTANLELEARGLIPADGVYAGWLVDESGNRHPSAISVGTNPTFDGIEHRQVEAHVIDRPQERVEDFNLYGQRVLIEFVKRLRPMVAYTGVEALIEQISDDVVQTREVLAEDAKNYCPPECPVQAEVKHPHF